One segment of Solanum lycopersicum chromosome 1, SLM_r2.1 DNA contains the following:
- the LOC138341748 gene encoding uncharacterized protein, producing the protein MELKDSMLVKMNESFALGDDDIHRYQNRQCVPNVDDLQTRIIAEAHGSKYSIHPGSTKMYHEFKQIYWWDGMKRDIEEYVAKCHKCQQVKVERTIHTLEDMLKACVIDFRGSWDDHLPLIEFSYNNSYYSSIGMAPFEALYGKRCRSEVGWFDVGKSYILGPKSIHESL; encoded by the exons atggagctgaaggactcaatgttggttaagatgaatgagtcttttgctttgggagatgaCGACATACATAGGTACCAGAATAGGCAGTGTGTACcaaatgtggatgatttgcagaCCAGGATCAttgcagaggcccatggttccaaatattccatacatccaggttccaccaaaatgtatcatgaatttaagcagatctattggtgggatggcatgaagagggacatTGAAGAATATGTGGCCAAGTGTCATAAATGTCAACAGGTTAAG GTTGAGCGCACCATTCATACATTGGAGGATATGTTGAaggcgtgtgtgattgacttcagggGTAGCTGGGACGATCATCTGCccttgatagagttctcgtataataatagctattactccagcattgggatggcaccgtttGAGGCGTTGTATGGTAAAAGGTGTAGGTCTGAAGTTGGGTGGTTCGATGTTGGAAAGTCATACATTTTGGGTCCAAAGAGCATTCATGAGTCCTTATAG